In Vigna angularis cultivar LongXiaoDou No.4 chromosome 8, ASM1680809v1, whole genome shotgun sequence, one DNA window encodes the following:
- the LOC128193708 gene encoding uncharacterized protein LOC128193708, whose translation MRPKKLSPKFIGPYQISRKIGPVAYELSLPPQLSNLHPVFHVSQLRKYIADPSHILELEMKPVRIEDIRTKYYKRKAIKLVKVVWDEKTGDSTWEVEDAMKDLYPHLFPDGDALLEETLEEGILEEENLVDVEVKAEQ comes from the exons ATGCGACCAAAGAAGTTGTCCCCAAAGTTCATCGGACCTTACCAAATTTCAAGGAAGATTGGACCAGTAGCGTACGAGCTGTCATTGCCACCCCAACTGTCAAACCTTCATCCAGTATTCCATGTTTCCCAACTCCGGAAGTACATAGCCGACCCCTCGCACATACTGGAGCTAGAGATGAAGCCAGTTCGCATTGAAGACATCCGCACCAAGTACTACAAAAGGAAAGCGATCAAATTGGTAAAAGTGGTTTGGGACGAAAAGACGGGTGACTCTACATGGGAAGTGGAGGATgccatgaaggacttgtacCCTCACCTGTTTCCgg atggtgatgCGTTACTGGAGGAGACACTGGAAGAGGGAATACTAGAGGAAGAAAATCTCGTTGAtgtagaagtgaaggccgaacagtag
- the LOC108345186 gene encoding DEAD-box ATP-dependent RNA helicase 36 produces MVTHSQFLKLKNLTNGSSVANDREVLDKAATYGKMFDDLGLAEWGVNTCRELGMRMPRHVQQRCIPPVLEGRHVLGIDETRSGKTAAFVLPILYRLAEHPFGVFAIVVTATRELAFQLAEQFRALGSVVHLRITVVVGGMDMLKQAKDLVARPHLVIATPERIHVLLRDNPDISPVFSRTKVVSL; encoded by the exons ATGGTCACACACTCCCAGTTCCTAAAACTCAAGAATCTCACCAACGGCAG CTCCGTCGCAAACGACCGCGAAGTCCTTGACAAAGCCGCGACATACGGCAAGATGTTCGATGACCTCGGCCTGGCGGAGTGGGGCGTTAATACGTGTCGGGAGCTCGGAATGCGGATGCCACGACACGTGCAACAGCGTTGCATACCGCCTGTGCTAGAGGGCCGACACGTGCTTGGCATCGACGAGACTAGGAGCGGAAAAACGGCGGCCTTCGTTCTTCCGATCCTGTATCGACTCGCTGAGCATCCCTTCGGTGTTTTCGCAATCGTAGTGACGGCCACACGCGAACTGGCGTTCCAGCTAGCAGAGCAGTTCCGCGCTCTAGGCTCTGTCGTGCACCTCCGCATCACGGTTGTGGTAGGTGGCATGGATATGCTCAAGCAGGCGAAGGATTTGGTTGCGAGGCCACACCTCGTTATTGCCACACCTGAGAGAATCCACGTCTTGCTCCGTGATAACCCTGATATTTCTCCTGTTTTCTCCAGAACCAAGGTAGTGAGCTTGTAA